One genomic segment of Coffea arabica cultivar ET-39 chromosome 6e, Coffea Arabica ET-39 HiFi, whole genome shotgun sequence includes these proteins:
- the LOC140009966 gene encoding cytochrome P450 71A1-like — translation MKKIPYASTISSLMYAMVCTRPNIAHAVGIASRYLSNPGKEHWNAVKWILRYFKGTSRLCLCFDNGKTMLDGYTDADMAGDLDNRKSTSGYDNLGNGLMKSPKAILKKAQAEIRGAVGNKDIVNEDDIQKLSCLKAIVRETFRLYPSAPLSVPRQTLANCIINGHEIQSNSIVYTNVWGNGRDPEYWENPNEFLPERCLNSSVDMKGKDFQLIPFGAGRRGCPGYSLVLAMVEVGLANLLYSFDWELPFGIKKDDIDTQVLLGLTMPNKNDLPLPAKNVYA, via the exons aTGAAGAAGATTCCTTATGCTTCGACTATTAGTAGCTTGATGTATGCTATGGTTTGCACCAGGCCAAATATTGCTCATGCAGTTGGAATAGCCAGTCGGTATCTCTCTAATCCTGGTAAGGAGCATTGGAATGCTGTCAAATGGATTCTCAGGTATTTCAAGGGAACTTCTAGATTATGTCTATGTTTTGACAATGGTAAAACTATGTTAGATGGATACACTGATGCAGATATGGCAGGTGATCTTGATAATAGGAAATCCACATCTGG GTACGATAATCTGGGCAATGGCCTGATGAAGAGCCCTAAagcaatattgaagaaggcacAAGCAGAGATTAGAGGTGCAGTTGGAAATAAAGATATAGTAAACGAAGATGATATTCAAAAGCTCTCTTGTCTCAAGGCAATTGTCAGGGAGACCTTCAGATTGTATCCTTCAGCTCCACTTTCAGTTCCAAGACAGACACTAGCAAATTGCATTATAAATGGTCACGAAATCCAGTCCAATTCTATAGTTTACACAAATGTCTGGGGGAATGGAAGAGATCCCGAGTATTGGGAAAATCCAAATGAGTTTTTGCCTGAGAGATGCTTGAATAGTAGTGTAGATATGAAAGGGAAAGACTTTCAATTGATACCATTTGGAGCTGGCCGAAGGGGCTGCCCTGGATATTCTCTGGTACTAGCAATGGTGGAAGTTGGACTTGCCAATCTTCTGTACTCTTTTGACTGGGAATTGCCTTTTGGGATCAAGAAAGACGACATTGATACTCAAGTTTTACTAGGTCTTACAATGCCTAACAAAAATGATCTGCCACTTCCGGCAAAAAATGTGTATGCGTAG